The Amycolatopsis sp. DG1A-15b genome window below encodes:
- a CDS encoding helix-turn-helix domain-containing protein — translation MIPDQQGPATPSTADKFDDEQYPGYTMGRAADMLGTTQGFLRSLDEAGLITPQRSAGGHRRYSRHQLRLAARVRELVDQGTAIDAACRIISLEDQLHEAQRRNTALPAGD, via the coding sequence ATGATCCCTGACCAACAAGGCCCGGCCACGCCCAGCACGGCCGACAAGTTCGACGACGAGCAGTACCCCGGCTACACGATGGGCCGGGCCGCCGACATGCTCGGCACCACGCAAGGTTTCCTGCGCAGCCTGGATGAGGCCGGGCTGATCACGCCGCAGCGCTCCGCTGGTGGGCACCGCCGCTACTCCCGGCACCAGCTGCGTCTGGCCGCGCGGGTGCGGGAACTGGTCGACCAAGGCACCGCCATCGACGCCGCCTGTCGCATCATCAGCCTGGAGGACCAGCTCCACGAAGCGCAGCGCCGCAACACCGCACTCCCCGCCGGCGACTGA